The sequence below is a genomic window from Sinorhizobium terangae.
CGCCCCTTGCGGCCGAGAATCGCGACCAGCGATTCGACGCCCAGGTGTCCGTGTTCGCGGAAGGTCACGACGGCGCCGATGAAGGTTACCCAGACGAAGAAGTAGCGCGCCAGTTCATCCGACACTGTCAGGCCGGAATTCATGGAGTAGCGCATGACGACGTTGACGAAAACCATGACGGCCATCCCCGAAAGAAGGATGATCAGCAGGATTTCGAGAGCTTTGTAGAATAGATCGATTGGCTTTTGCACTCGGTCCTCCCCCGTTCGAAAATTACAAGAGGCCGCGCTTGGCGAGGTTTCGCATGAGGGCGCCGACCCCGAAGGTCCACTCCGGGCAGGCATCGCAGCGATCAACCCAGTTCACCAGACGCCCGAGCTTCGGCGTCGATATTTCCACCCGGTCGCCCACTTCGTGCGTGAAGCCTTGTCCGACGCCACGGCGATCCTTCACCGGCGCGAACATGGTGCCGAGGAACAGCACCGCACCGTCCGGATACTGGTGATTGCGGTTGCGCAGTTGCGACACCAGGTTTTCCGGGCTGCGGCTGATCGCTTCCATCGGGCTTTCACCGGCCATCTCGAAACCGTCCTCGCCCTTGACCAGCAGCGAGACGCGAACCTTGCGCAGGTCGTCGATCGTGAAGTTCTCATCGAACAGGCGAATGAACGGACCGATCGAGCAGGACGCATTGTTGTCCTTCGCCTTGCCGAGCAGCAAGGCGGAACGGCCTTCGACATCACGCAGGTTCACGTCGTTGCCGAGCGTGGCGCCGAGGATCGTGCCGTCGGAACGAACTGCGAGCACGACTTCTGGCTCGGGATTGTTCCACTGCGAGATCGGATGAATGCCAACCGTGTCGCCACAGCCGACGGACGACATGGGCTGCGACTTGGTGAAGATCTCGGCGTCGGGGCCGATTCCGACCTCGAGGTACTGCGACCAGAGATTCATGTCCTGCAGCAGCGCCTTGACCTTTGCCGCCTGCTCCGAACCGGCCACGAGACCGCGCAAGCTGTCGCCGAGCACCGGCGCCAGCCGGTCGCGGATTTCGCGTGCCCGGGAGGAATCGCCCTTGGCCTGCTCCTCGATCACGCGCTCGAGCATGCTGTCGGCGAAGGTGACGCCAGCCGCCTTGATCGACTGAAGGTCGATCGGTGCCAGAAGTTCGCCCGCCTTGCCGGAGAGGAAATCGTCGAGGGAGCCGAGATCGGCGAGACCGGTCGCGGATTTCAGCCGGTCGACCAGCCCGTCCTGCTCGAACAGGAAGGAAACGGTGGCGGCGACGGTCGTCAGGTCAAGCAAACGTCCGTCGCGCAGCAGGACCGGACATGGGCCATCGACGGCCTTCGACCACACACGCCCGACCAGAACGGCCTGCGCTGCGTCTTCCGGCAAAATTCCGGCCGCGGATAGTGAATGCTTGGAAACCAAGTCCATCCTCCCTTGAATGTCTCCCAGGCAGCGGCCTCCTGCTGCCTTGCCTTATTGTCAGGATGTCTGACAACGCTCCTGAATCGTTTTAGTCGGACTCCGCCGCACTGTCCAGCGTTCAAAATCACGACTGCTCAAAAAGCCGCCACGCTTGAGACTGTCCTCACAATTTCCACAGACTCTCGACGATTGGCTTGATCAAATGCGAGCTCAATAGGCCTCGAGCGTCAGGTCGAGCCGCCTCGCCGCCCCCAACAGGTGCGCCTTCATCGCCTCCCTCGCCCGCTTCGGATCCCGGCTGGCAATGGCATCGCGCAAGGCGACGTGCTCCTCGATCGTCACCTCGACGATCTCCTCCAGAACCGCGGCCGCCCGCGCGGCATTGATCGCCACACTGATGCGCTCCGCGATGAACCCGATGAAGACCGAGAAGTATTCGTTTCCGGTCGCGGCGGCCACCGCGCGGTGAAACGCAAGGTCGGCGAGGATGCCTTCCGCCGTCCATTTTTCCGCGCCGCTCATGCTGGCGAGCGCTTCGTCGATACGCTCAAGGTCGTCGGCCGTATGGTGCAGCGCGGCCAGGCCCGCGGCCTCGATCTCCAGCGGCACACGCAACTGAAAGAGATCACGGAAACTTTCGCGGTCGGCGAGCTCATCCTGCTCGATGCGGATCGGTCGTGCGTGAGGCTCGGTGACGAAGGCACCGACACCCTGGCGCGTCTCCACCAGTCCTTCATTGCGCAGCTGCGCAATCGCCTCACGTACCACGGACCGGCTCACGCCCAACGCCTTCGCCAGAAAGTGTTCGGTCGGCAGCTTTTCGCCCGGACGCATCCGGCCCTCGGTGATGTCGCGCGCAATCTGACCGGCAATGCGCGCCGGCAGATGTTCATTTCGCCTGATATGTCCGAATTCCATCGTCTTTTACGTCCCGCCTCCTCCGCGTCACGTGAGGGTTTTCCATCAATCCCTCGCGAAACTCAATTGGCAACCGGGGTTCATCCGAAGATCCGGATCGATCGCCGTCTTCGCCGCGGTCAGCAGCTTGCGCCG
It includes:
- a CDS encoding fumarylacetoacetate hydrolase family protein — its product is MDLVSKHSLSAAGILPEDAAQAVLVGRVWSKAVDGPCPVLLRDGRLLDLTTVAATVSFLFEQDGLVDRLKSATGLADLGSLDDFLSGKAGELLAPIDLQSIKAAGVTFADSMLERVIEEQAKGDSSRAREIRDRLAPVLGDSLRGLVAGSEQAAKVKALLQDMNLWSQYLEVGIGPDAEIFTKSQPMSSVGCGDTVGIHPISQWNNPEPEVVLAVRSDGTILGATLGNDVNLRDVEGRSALLLGKAKDNNASCSIGPFIRLFDENFTIDDLRKVRVSLLVKGEDGFEMAGESPMEAISRSPENLVSQLRNRNHQYPDGAVLFLGTMFAPVKDRRGVGQGFTHEVGDRVEISTPKLGRLVNWVDRCDACPEWTFGVGALMRNLAKRGLL
- a CDS encoding FadR/GntR family transcriptional regulator; its protein translation is MEFGHIRRNEHLPARIAGQIARDITEGRMRPGEKLPTEHFLAKALGVSRSVVREAIAQLRNEGLVETRQGVGAFVTEPHARPIRIEQDELADRESFRDLFQLRVPLEIEAAGLAALHHTADDLERIDEALASMSGAEKWTAEGILADLAFHRAVAAATGNEYFSVFIGFIAERISVAINAARAAAVLEEIVEVTIEEHVALRDAIASRDPKRAREAMKAHLLGAARRLDLTLEAY